The Apostichopus japonicus isolate 1M-3 chromosome 1, ASM3797524v1, whole genome shotgun sequence DNA segment CAGAGTACTCGGCGTAATTTCAGCCATTTCTATGATTTCATCTACAATTGAAGCCTATAGCAATTACATCTTTATGTTTTAGTTATCTAAACGTTTATTATGATACTGTTTAAAAACGATATAACGATAAAGAATtgttattaaacaaatatagCCACAAGGAAGTAACGCTTTATTGCTTTTGATGTGTCGTTTAATAAAATTGTTTCCATGTCAGTGCGCAATTATGAGTAAAATGCAGGGCGTTACAGACCTTTTAGATAGTAACCTCTCAAAAAGGTCCGTATGACCTAATAAgtttattgagaaaaaaagcAACAAAGTTTTACTTGAATAGTTGCATATACTACTTAACGTTGATTTCCTTCGTGTatgtatattaattaaaatttattaaaCGGCTTATTTCATAAATATGATACGATGTCGATGTAATGCTTCTCAGTTGTTAGTCACAGTTGAGAAGtttatttttgaaaagaaaaactaaataaagaaGTTTAATAATTATCTCAgagaatttaaatttaaatacgCTACCCCAAATAACCGACGGTAATTGATAAGCGACTCGCCTAGCTTTCTTTCTCCGTTAATTTATATGTTACAGACCTTCGTGAATGGTTCCACCCAAACAACACTGCATTCTAAATGAAATTacaataaggggttaatcaacggtctagcgtgcgttactcactgcaggattaatgcacgatcgggggataatgcaagcgatgcacgagggcggagcccgagtgcatccagcgatagcattaacacccggagtgcattaatcatgtaagtaacgcacgctagaccgttgattaaccccgttcattcatacactaccatttgtgtggggggggaaaatcataaaacaaaacatttttggttacatataaccaaagatttattgaagtgatgccccgtaattttaccgtgcgttactcacaggattaaccacggtcagctgacctgaatggaccaataggatttaggaatctttactaagtatggaTGAACACAGTTTCACTGTTgcatatttttgttaatattgtttttgtattatggGTTCTTTAGGTAAACACAATTTGCGTTTGTTTATCTTTAAAACTTTctctctgtttgtttgtttctcatTTCAGTTATAAAATAAGGTTTCTTTATTCTTATATGCTTTCtattaaaatattatgaattacattaatataatctattttattttattgctaTATAAGGAGTGacaaattgactgggccgcacctaaccaacgacctactgttgatttcaaaccttttatTCCGAGGACTTTCGAGCAACAgttgtgtgtacttaatctgtattcacaaaaatataatgtcaatacagtacagttgataataaATAGGGATCatgtataggcctacctgacagcatcattattGCCAATAAATTCTAAGctgctagctcgttttttgtgatgattgatttttttctttttcttgagacatctcacgggccgcaaaaaaatcactggcgggccgcatgtggcccacgggacgtaggttgcccaccccagttCTAGATTGATATtagcatagcctaggctacgcatactgttaatatttataactaTTATTCACATACAACGcgaaagacttgatcaagtataaagatgacatcatcgagccacatgcGTTCATTTTATTAacgttttctttgtttattacaaTCATTGCTATTTTCTGTAGGATACGTATACACAGTGAtacattttcaaagtttaacCATATGACATTATTAGGATATTGGTTTCAGGGTCAACGATATTAATATTCTAtaagtaaaaatatgaaaagacaaACCAAGAGAAAGTAAACTGTTTCAGATCCTATTCccactatgacgtcacagatttcTAAAATGGCAGCTGCCAGACACAAGCTTTACCTAGGACTCTCCCAAACGGAAAACGATGTTTGTTAGCTTTCTGTGAGTATTGTTCTTAACCAATTTGTCTGTCATAAACGTCAAATATGATTGGTAGGTCTGTTTCCCCCTTTACAATTTTGAATCAATAGGAACAAATGTTTgactttttttatatatatatctgagtaGCATCAGCCAAtggaaaaatgtaaaatgacgTTGTGACATGGAAAAGCATCTTCCAAACGGagcatttatttcattttcgtGGATTAAGATTTTTACAACAACCAAGAAACGAAAACTTATTGTAGGACTCTTATATAAGAGAACATTGTAACAACTTGTATATCCGTCCTGTTAAATAATAAGAGTTGAATATGGAATCTAAAACTACTACCACACCAGTACAACCCATGGTACAGTGCATATACGTTAATCTTCAATGCATGGAATCTTCAGATTGACTTGAAAATCTACATCGGTTTGTAAAGCAGCAATGAAAGGTAACCCACTTTCCTCAGAAAGCAGAGTCGAAGCCTTAAATTCAGGGGAAATTGCGTTCAAACTAAACGCTTCCAATTTGCAATTCTTGAACGGTCCCAAAATTGTCCAATATTGGCAAGCGTTGTATTTGTTTCGTGATAAGAGGCAGCTGAGCTTCTCATACGTCTTGCACAAATCAACATCTTGTACTCCAACCCCGTCACAGGCTGAAAAATTGAGCTGATAGTTATAAGGTAACATGAGTTCATCGGTAAATTCTTCCAAGTCGTTGAGAGGGGCTGGGTTGATAGACTGACACATGTCCGATTCCTTCCAATTAATGTTCAAGTATTCGTCTCCGTCTTTGATACTCAATCCGCGTTCATTAAAAATTAGTTGTTCAACCTGCGTGGTTGGAACTGCTACATTAGGCTGAACAAATGGTTTCTGAGTTGAAACGTAACTATTCACTACTAATTTGTATTGTGGTGGACCATCGGGGTCTGGACCAGTTAGCATTGGAATGAATACCTGGACCGTTGGCGCTTTCAGAGTATACTGGTCAGCAACACAGGTGGTCAGTGTGTCTATAAACGAGCTAGCCCGTAGGTTCCCAATTGAGATTCCCACAACGTGCTGGTCTTCTCGCAAAAACTCACTAAAAACTGTTCTATTAGGCAGGCTCAAAACTATAGGGAAAataatcataaagaaaattcaaacattACCGGACCGGTTCATTTTGAACTGGTAGTATCATTAGATCACGGATGTATTGTAAAGTATTATATTTTGGTGGCTGGAAAGTATTCTAACGAAATATAGTTTGGAGATCACAACTAATTAACCGCGTagatattttgttgttgatatttttagTATTACACTGATCCGTTGATAATAATAGTTAGAGGAAATAACTATGTATAAATGCAAAAGAAGTTTGTAATGATATATTTGGAATTATTTAGTAAGTTTATCCTGATCCAAAAAATAGTGTGACTTTAATTTCTTACACGTAGAACACATGTTGATGATTTCTTATACATTTGGTGTCAAAGAATTCCAATAATTCCTCATAAAGGCCTTTGTTCACTCAACAAAACATTCAGAtagttcttttacatatttatgataATAATGTTAACGTCCATATtgaaattaatatatgtattttacaAGACGGGATCAGTGCAAACTTCCTGCTGGCAGCTGCTCTATGGATAAGCAAGACAAACTTGACTATAAATTGAAACTGGTTTCAAATGGTTAAAATGAGTCACAAAAATAAAGTCACCAAAGGTTAAAATAAACAGAGAAAGGCATGAAAAATGAGAGAATATTAAAAACTTATCATCGTAAAATTTCACATTTAGAAATCACAGAATGCAACAAATACTacttatacataaaaaaaaagcagaTTAGCACCTTGCTTAATTTTACATCTCACACTTTACTTACCGTCACCGCAAGACTTGTGTAAATTGATCTCGTTTAGTTTGGCCGCCACTTTTTCTCTAGGAACAGCAAACAAGGCTACGGTTCCGCCCCAACGTTCGCGTGAAACATTTGTATACTTCGTTCCTGTAGCACTTTGCCAAAAGGCAACCATGAAAGCCCCAATAATCAGAGTAATAAGCGACATCGAAGCCATTTTTGGGAGTGGAGGTAAAATTCACGAAGTCTATAATAGTGATACCGTTCACTTGAAAATGGATATGATTTGGGTATTCACCAGGTTATATAAGGAGGGAATGGTACAGacattttaaaattgatttaatgaagTAACGCTTATAACTTTTGATGTGTTGTTTATTTGCACTGACCGTGGCATTGTATTATTGAGGATCTTTGAAACaatatatactttcaatacgATAAAAACCTCTCGACTGAAAATCAAAATTAACTTACAAATTTATTGGGGAAGAAGTATGAAAATCCATAAAACTTAAAGCTACTACTTAAAAATCTACTTAATAATACTACTTTCTTTGATTAATACACATATTCCGTAACAGTTTAGTATTTGGAGGTGATGAAATGTTCCCTCCGGCTTCCTCCGtgtaaaatgtttttcttgtgtGTCATTTGATTTTTGTGTAAAATCGCATCGTTCAGTACTTATCgagcatttttattttaaatacaaGGAAATGATATCGTGTAACACGTCAACATGTCAGCGCGATTGACATTTGTTATACTCATATTTATTTTAGGCCGATTTACTCTATACTCTAATAGCTGTTTCATTTGGTACTTCCGTAATATCAGTTTTATCATAATTGTAAATTGATAAGTATATCGGTTCTTAATCTAGAAACAGGTAACTAGGATAGAACACATAATaagttgtttcttattttagaatACTGCAGAGCTTTTAATGTAATAAGTACActtaatttgaaagaaaacaaaagaagtacAATATATCTTCCAGATCCTAGGAACAGCAAGCTAGGCCATGATTGTCACAGCATCAGAGTACTCGAGGAATTTGagctatttttatgattttaccCACAAATGAAGTCTATAGCAATAatactgttatgttttgaataTCTTAACATGTTTGGAAAAGCAAAAACGATGGAGAATTGTATTAAACAATGGCTGAAGGAAGTTACGCTTCTTACTTTTGATGTTTAATGGAAATTGTCTCCGGACCTTGTGTCACAGAAGGAAGTTTGTATAACTAGACCACATTGATTCTACTGATGTGTGAGTTCGTATAAAATGGCGTTGAATCACTTACCTGGCGTAGTAACCGAATTATAACACTTTTCtcaaaaagaaatggaaaaaagcCATGAAGATTTGTGGTAAGCGATATGTTTTCTTGAACTATCTAAAACATGTTCCAGTCACATGGTGGTTTGGAAAAAAGGTGAAGATCTTCATTGATGCAAGTTTTTGCATTGGAGTTCTTGTGGGAGAAGCGCAAGGCTTGTTTTACTTTGCAGATGATTGCTGCAATTGCTATGGTAAAAagattattaatatttacagaTCATTGCTACAATTACTATGTTAAAAAGattgtaaatatttgttgttAATTGCTACAATTGCTTTGgtaaatgaattataaatatttgCAGAGAATTTCTACAATTGCTTTGGCAAAACGATTATAAAATATTTGCAGTTAATTACTACAATTGCTTTGGTAACAGGATTAgtaatatttgcagataattgctACAATTGCAACGGTAAattgattattaatatttgcagataatttcTACAATTGCTCTGGTTAAACGGTTATTAATATTTGCAGTTAATCGCTACAATTGCTTTTGTAAAACGATTAttaatatttgcagataattgctACAATTGCTATGGTAAAACGATTATTAACAATTGCAGATCATTGCTACAATTACTATGGTAATACGATTATAAACAATTACAGATAATTGATACAATTGCTCTGGTAATACGATTATAAATATCTGTAGTTAATTGCTATAGTTGCTACGGTAAAACGATAATTGATATTTGCAGATATTTGCTATGGTAAATCGATTATAAATATTTGAAGATAATTTCTACAATTGCTCTCATGGTTAAACGATAATTAATATAAGCAGATCATTTTTACTATTGCTTTGGTAAATCAAtcataaatattgcaaaaatttGATACAATCGTCATGGTGAAACGATTATTAATATTGGCAGATATCTGCTACAATTGCAACGGTAAATCGATTATTAATATTAGCAGATAATTGCTACAATTGCTATGGTAAAACGATTATTAATACTTAGGGTACgataaataaaatcaatatagCTCATCATGCGTATCATCCTTTATGAATTTCGTCTCCATTAAGCATATTATAAGTACTGTAAATTAACTAATAGAGCTTTTCGTGCGTATTATTTATGACGTCACGGAGAGAAATATTTGAAGCACGGTAAATCATATTAATAAATCCCTTCGCGCGTTTTAtgtattcatttatttcgtcgcgactttgcatattttaagtaCTGTAACTAACTAATAGAGCTTTCTGTGCGTAAAATTTATTTCTTCACgattgtaaatatttaaagtacGGTAAATAAAAGTAACAGAGCTTGTCGTCCGtactaattattattaatttcgTATTTATCATCTAACTAGTAAATAAAGCAGCAACCGTAATAAGtggaaatgaaattatttgtaaTCAATTCCTTTTTCGTAATGATTGCTTTGTTTAAgagtgaaaatataaaaaagagtATGTACATTTGTCACCGTTGAAAGGCAAGTTAGTTATTTAATATCAACACATCTGCGTAGCAATGGCTCGATATTTCCTGTTGGTACTTTAGTTGCTTTCGGTTTTGAAAATCCATTATCAAAATTGTGTTTTGCGCCAAGTATGAAAACGTTACACAGATGGGGAAAAATTGCAGGTACTAGAAAAGCATTCGCCACAAATGATGTCCCGGACGCTCTGCGCCAAAAGTAAGAATAATTCATCAGCAGAAAGAATACTTAATATGTTGTTTTAATTTGTATGAAATAAAAATGGTCATATCTAACAAACATTGCAAGTGTAAATTTGTGTTTCTAACAAACATATTAAGGGGAGTATAGGAGAACCCATTCAACCTCTCCCCTACCCCACGCTTCCTCGGTAGGTCAAATTTTAATTGAGACAATTTATTAACATTTGAAATACATAAGGGAGACCGAGACATTCAATTTCTGTGGAATTTATTTCAAATCCCTGGTGAGGGTCCAGGGGACGACGCCCCCACCACCAGAAATTTTCAGAAAGAGGAATTTAGTTTTTGTGGAAGGTATTCCAAGCCATGAAGCTGCAGGGCTTTCAGACAGTTCTCTTGTTCTCTCTACATATCTTTAGCAAAACAAGGTGGTTGAGGTGTACATTCCAAAGAGGAATTCAATTTCATTGGAATGTATTTCAAAGCCACTGTGGGACCAGGGAGCGAAGTAAGTTTAACGTCTTAAAGACGTAAAGTATACACTTAAGGGACTAGTACCAGATCCTATAATGATAAAATGATTTCACAAATTGTTTTCGTATGACATGTGTTTCTCCTTTAACATTAAATATAGTGTCAAAAGCACTTTCGTACAAGCAATGGCGAATGCAGCTGTAAATGGCCCTTATGCGCATTGTTGCTTGTATTGACGACAAACAGGATTTAACTCATCTAAAAACACGATCACAGAGAAACATTATGTAGCAGTAGTGAACTTTCCAATGTCAAAATTGAAATAGTCATTTTAATTCCTAGAAGAGAAACAAAAGCCATGATggcataattattattttgttgtcaACGAAGTTTCCAGCTTCATCTCTGCCTAACAGGCCTATACTCAGCGATGTTTTGCGAGACGCGAAGCTGTGACCATTGGGGTCCAATGGGATATTTATTTTATCGAGAGACTTCTTACGATTGTAGCCGTTACATTTCCAAATCTCCGGCTGTTCAATCTCAGATTCCTATACTCACTAGTTCTCACCTCGATGCTCCTCCGAAATAGGCGGCTCTGAATAGTGGAGACGATATGTTTTTGCAACGTTACACAGGTGTCATAACTGttgctcaatatatatatgacagtcTCTAACACTTTTTTTTCGCGACAAATACTAGTATTAATGTAAGCATACACCACTTTCGAAGCAGATATAAGTAAGCCTATATTAAAACCAAAATCATGACAGTGTTGTTGTAGTTTTGATAGAATGAGTAACCATTGGCGACAGAGTTTGGTGTCCTCTTTCTCTTACTTACCGAATTTTCTAGTATTGAACCATCAatcttttttttatcattttatttgtaGTTTTGTGACGTTTGAATAAGAAAACGTTGTAataattcttttttctttatgatatctgATGTGGGTTGATTGTTAGTATAAACTATACAGTAAACAAAACTTGAAAGAAACGACTACACAGTCTACAAGTATCtggaaataatattataataacaacaaaagttATTCATGTTGCAACTTTGTGTAACAGATTACCTTAATATACAATTAAGAAATAAACGTCGTGCATCAATCTCGGGTGATTCAGttattttctctttgtatttATCTTACAGCTCCTTCCACCTTGCATACAGACTCATGGTTCATCTTCAACGCCCACCCTCTCCCTACCGCCACTCTtttattataaaacaatatgtTTAAGAAAACTTCCTTTTTCAATTTTAAGGGTAGAACGTGAAACTTAactaaatatatttcaataaaataattaatattcagAAAGATTTTGTACGACGCTCAAGTGACCACAAATTTGGAAGAAACCTGCACGGGCTTATGGATAACCACTTATACACATCGGGCGgctttcaattcaacattttaactcagttttggaatcttttcaatgtAAAAAGTTATTTCAGATGTGAAAACCGAACCTCgttcttggatgaaaacccaccttactatgacccggccgggtatccaacccggaacctcccgattgctcaGCCTCATTTCAtcgcttcaaatgccaccgccttcaTCCACTCGGCCAAAGCCATTTATCGGAGGTAAATAGTTAGTTGCATTTTATAATAATGTTGGTAAGTCTTTCAGAAAATTATCTGTTATGAAATGTCATCGTCGTGTTCACTAATTATTTAATGACATAAGTTCCATGAAATTTCAGTATTTAAGTCAATGGAGTCCAATATTATCTTTTCGGGTGCATTTTCATGTCAGCTTGACGCAGGAGACATCATCATACAGGTCGTCCCAAAATGATGGTTGATAACACAACTAATAATTGAATCCATTTGTTAATAAACGTTTCGCCCACCCATGGATATTAAttttcaaagaagaagaaaaaaccgcACACATCACCACTAATGGTTCAATATTAAGCCTGGCGGCAGATTACAGTTTCATATTAGGAGCCTGTTCGATGAAACGGCTGCTTTATTACAGTCTTATTCCTTCGCGATAATAGATACAGCATCTTTCTTTGTTCTaatattcaaaatattgtttcgcgtaaatcGTATTTTTGACCATTTCTTTGAATGTATCTCgcatttctttccattttgcCTCTGGATACTCTGTTTTCCATCTCCCGGCGATTCCTAAAAGAAAAGGACACGTGAAAGAAAAGGTATTATGTCTGGAATGTCCATGGCTACTTTAGACATGCATACAAAGTACGCACCCCTCTTGAAAACGTCCGTACTTACTATTATTACATATTCCAATGGTGTAATGTAACTCAGCGAAGACAAACAATTTAAATttccataataaaataaaaatgttgagAGCGTCATATCCGTTTGAGGTTGGGATCTCTCAGTATGGTTGTTTAATGGTAAATTTTCCTTTCTAAGAACGTGAAAGACATTGTAAGAACACGATTGGTTTACCTCTGATGTTCtcacacgtttttttttttttatcaggtGATGGCAGTTCCACAAAATAGGCTAACAAAGAAATGCATTGTTTTACCTTTTCTTACAAACAAATGCAACGGCGAAGGCTCCTCTGTGAGGTTAAGTTTCTTTCGAGTTTCCATTGTTTTGCCGTAGTTTAGCTTCATTGCTTCCAAAGTTAAATTGGCTGCAACTTTCACTATTACGTCATCGTCGACGTCACGGTGGATATGTTTTGCAACTTTCTTAATCACTGCTTGGATATCCTAATGCGTGAACCAAAGTTTAGAATAGAGTCAGTAGgtcatttatattaaattaatattaaaatcagGTTAGCCCGCATTATCATTAGAACGTATTATGTTTAGATTAAAGTTGACATGTGTCTAAATTAGATCAAAGTAATGTAGCCACTAAAGCTGCTATGAATGTAATTCGGacattttgtaataataaagATATTGTGAGCAAACTTTGTACTGGTTTACCCATAACAATAAGGCACCACTAATTTAGGTAATGTTTAGTCATGCCCTTCTTTTGAGACtgaaagaaaacgaaaaacTATACCTACATTAATAAAGTTAATATACCATAATTAATAAAGTCAAGGGACTGACCGGAAGTAAAGAGAAATCATCTAATTTCTTTCATAAGTAGGGAAATCATGGTCATGGAAtgtatttcatcaaatttgttttattgttgtatTTTATTTGCCTTTAATTAACTTTATAGCACTCGATGGGATCTGACTtacctttttcatttcttcatatGTGACGAACATAATATTATCGTTTCTCTGCATTACGTCTTCGTATTGAATCACATGATCACACCAACCGTCAAATGCAACTAAATATACAGAAAAGCAACGTAAAGCATTTGAAAGAAGTAACAATCAATCAAAATGAGTATTAGTATAAGTTATGGTAGTATATTGGTATTGGTATTAGTATCAGTGTAAGTATCAGTATCAGTTTTATatagttttattattatgattatgattattattagtagtagttgtagtagtagtagtaggagtaatagtaatagtaatagtaaaagttatagtaatagtagtagtagtagtagtagtagcagcagtagtagtaatagtggtggtggtggtagtggtggtagtggaagtggtagtggtagtggtagaagaagtagtagtagtaggcctagtaataatAGTAGTATTAGTATAAGTAGAATTAGtttaagtagtagtagtagtagtagcagcagtagcagtagtagtagtagtagtagtagtagtagtagtagtagtagtagtagtagtagtagtagtagtagtagtagtagaagtagaagtagaagtagtagtagttgtagttgtagtagtagtagttgtagttgtagtagtagtagtagtagtagtagtagtagtagtagtagtagtagtagtagtagtagtagaagtagtagtagtagtagtaggagtagtagTATACAATCAATACATTTGAGGAATCATCTCTGATTCTTTAATTTCAGGAAAGctttttttgtccttttgaGTTTATGCAGATGATTGctaaatatttgtttctttaagtTTAAAATAAGATAAGGACGGTTATTCATGTATCTTATAAGATACACGTTGATATTGAACAGCAGTACTTGATCCCTCGTGCCAATTAAGATCGGACTTCAATGATGCAAATTAGTTTGGGATATCATTTCAAAATCATAAAGTGAGTAACATATTAGGCTATAATTAGATCCATGTCATTTCTAAATCACAATCAGTTTTGTACTATGATATGGGCCTATCGCTTCTATTAccatttcatttttaatatcattataaaGATAGCGAATGTAATGAAGATCTACTATGCTAtggatattaattaataataataataccaatcAATATACAACATGTTATCAATACCATTTTCTTCTCGATCATTTTATGGTGAAATATCCATAACTTAATATAGTACCTTAATTCtaaatattaactttaaaattatatgaataaataatatatcCATACGTAGGTTAAAATGGTTTTACATCACTTCGATGTTGCTAACAGTATAACATATCAACATAATCGAAATCGTATCTAGATCTGCTCATTATATCATCAAGTATAAAAtgtaaccaacatttttcaatttctaGCAATTTTAGGGTTAGAAGTATTGGAgtgattttcatttcaaagtcAATCATATTCTCATCTTACCTTCTCCAGCAATGAAAGTTCTGAGAGTATCATCAAAGTTATCTTTCGTCATGTATGGTTTGCCATCAGGGAGAGTAAATCCACAATAAAATTCAAACAGTGATAAGAACAGATCCATGGGATTACGGAGAACGTAAATGATCTTTAGTGACAAAAATGGAAGTTTCAAGAGAAGTCTTAATTATTGCAAAAGACCAAATATTATCAATGATACATTTAAAGTACATGCGCTCTAAACTACTGACTAATCATGGTATAAGTTCCGCCTGCCTAAACAAAACCATCCCTATATTATGCTTTGATCGATTTGATACATTTAATATTCTTTCTGAGTTCCCGTGGGGTTGTTCAATGATCCTGAAAATAACAATTgtatatcattttaatttatgGAATTTAAGGAA contains these protein-coding regions:
- the LOC139966823 gene encoding sulfotransferase 1 family member D1-like, which produces MFHIYKGTKIPPVVKESAVDAVETFNFRDDDMLIATYPKSGTHWMNELVQLLLHGGDPNKLGHSHRRTPMEITDVINVGRMDFAKAAVELVEGDPSPRVLMTHLRPHHLPPQTWSKKIPIIYVLRNPMDLFLSLFEFYCGFTLPDGKPYMTKDNFDDTLRTFIAGEVAFDGWCDHVIQYEDVMQRNDNIMFVTYEEMKKDIQAVIKKVAKHIHRDVDDDVIVKVAANLTLEAMKLNYGKTMETRKKLNLTEEPSPLHLFVRKGIAGRWKTEYPEAKWKEMRDTFKEMVKNTIYAKQYFEY
- the LOC139966753 gene encoding uncharacterized protein, whose amino-acid sequence is MASMSLITLIIGAFMVAFWQSATGTKYTNVSRERWGGTVALFAVPREKVAAKLNEINLHKSCGDVLSLPNRTVFSEFLREDQHVVGISIGNLRASSFIDTLTTCVADQYTLKAPTVQVFIPMLTGPDPDGPPQYKLVVNSYVSTQKPFVQPNVAVPTTQVEQLIFNERGLSIKDGDEYLNINWKESDMCQSINPAPLNDLEEFTDELMLPYNYQLNFSACDGVGVQDVDLCKTYEKLSCLLSRNKYNACQYWTILGPFKNCKLEAFSLNAISPEFKASTLLSEESGLPFIAALQTDVDFQVNLKIPCIED